A single genomic interval of Longimicrobium sp. harbors:
- a CDS encoding DUF1343 domain-containing protein codes for MKRLIALPALLVLACAPAEPGAPEPAQTTTIRPGVEVFLERPPAAAVGKRVGLITNHTGVDSQGRSSADLLAASPHFRLVSLFGPEHGIRGVLADGDAVPSGRDEKTGLPVHSLYGDTREPTEEMLRDVDVLVFDIQDVGARTYTYVSTMALAMQAAKKKGIPFIVLDRPNPIGGEVVEGGLLEPKHATFVGMYPIALRHGMTAGELARLFNSEFHIGADLTVVPVEGWRRSTWFDATGLPWLNPSPNIRRLEAAIHYPGTVLFEGTNLSEGRGTDLPFEQAGAPWLDAPAVAAELNRMRLPGVRFQAVRYPIQSTVAKFPGQTVPGVRFILTDRASYRPVRTALITIDAIRRRHPQQFRWSGTMDRLAGTERVRSAIEGGTLPALLADWDRQAELFRGSRASSLLYN; via the coding sequence ATGAAACGACTCATCGCCCTCCCCGCGCTCCTGGTGCTGGCGTGTGCTCCCGCCGAGCCGGGGGCACCCGAGCCCGCGCAAACGACGACGATCCGCCCGGGCGTGGAAGTGTTCCTGGAGCGCCCCCCCGCCGCCGCCGTCGGCAAGCGCGTGGGGCTGATCACGAACCACACCGGCGTCGACAGCCAGGGGCGCAGCTCGGCCGACCTGCTGGCCGCCTCGCCGCACTTCAGGCTGGTGTCGCTCTTCGGGCCCGAGCACGGCATCCGCGGCGTGCTCGCCGACGGCGACGCCGTGCCCTCCGGGCGCGACGAGAAGACGGGACTCCCCGTGCACTCCCTCTACGGCGACACGCGCGAGCCGACCGAGGAGATGCTGCGCGACGTGGACGTGCTCGTCTTCGACATCCAGGACGTGGGCGCGCGGACGTACACCTACGTCTCCACCATGGCGCTGGCGATGCAGGCGGCGAAGAAGAAAGGCATCCCCTTCATCGTTCTAGACCGCCCCAACCCCATCGGCGGCGAAGTGGTGGAGGGCGGACTGCTGGAGCCGAAGCACGCCACCTTCGTGGGGATGTACCCGATCGCCCTTCGCCACGGGATGACGGCGGGCGAGCTGGCGCGGCTCTTCAACAGCGAGTTCCACATCGGCGCCGACCTGACGGTGGTGCCGGTGGAGGGGTGGCGCCGCTCCACCTGGTTCGACGCGACGGGGCTCCCCTGGCTGAACCCGTCGCCCAACATCCGGCGGCTGGAGGCGGCGATCCACTACCCCGGCACCGTCCTCTTCGAGGGGACCAACCTCTCCGAGGGCCGCGGCACCGACCTCCCCTTCGAGCAGGCCGGCGCCCCCTGGCTCGACGCTCCCGCCGTCGCCGCGGAGCTGAACCGGATGCGGCTCCCGGGCGTGCGCTTCCAGGCGGTGCGCTATCCGATTCAGAGCACCGTGGCGAAATTCCCCGGCCAGACCGTCCCCGGCGTGCGTTTCATCCTGACCGATCGCGCCAGCTACCGCCCGGTCCGCACCGCGCTCATCACGATCGACGCGATCCGCCGCCGCCACCCGCAGCAGTTCCGCTGGAGCGGGACGATGGACCGGCTGGCCGGCACGGAGCGCGTGCGCAGCGCCATCGAGGGCGGCACCCTCCCCGCGCTGCTGGCCGATTGGGATCGCCAGGCGGAGCTCTTCCGCGGGAGCCGCGCATCGTCGCTCCTGTACAATTGA
- a CDS encoding peptidase dimerization domain-containing protein yields MRLHRLIGSALLALALTSSIASAQRAPLDSARISALKDEIAREIDGMHTFTQQMVDQVFSYGELGFQESESSRYLVGILRRNGFTVQEGIAGIPTAWMATWGSEKPVIALGSDLDGIPQASQKPGVAYRDPLVEGAPGHGEGHNSGLPVVITAAIATKKVMQREGIGGTIRIWPGVAEELVAAKAWFVRAGFFRDVDVTIFTHVGSNLNVSYGPSDGTGLVSVLYRFQGETAHSAGAPWRGRSALDAVELMNAGWNYRREHLRLPHRSHYVITEGGDQPNVVPRTAAVWYYFREVEHPRIKELWEIGNQIARGATMMTGTTLDTMQVLGAAWPRHFNRPVAMAMYDNIRRVGLPRWDEADQTLARAVQKELGNERTPGLDTALAKIDSGVPPEQNRGGGSDDIGDISWVVPTITLRYPSNIPNLPGHNWSSAIAMATPIAHKGATAGAKATAMTLLDLVTRPALVDSAWSYFRNVQTKDVKYEPLIRPGDQPPVYMNAQVMQRYRPEMRRFYYDPTRYRTYLEQLGIKYPTVRAPEAPKP; encoded by the coding sequence ATGCGCCTCCATCGCCTGATCGGCTCCGCCCTGCTGGCCCTCGCGCTCACGTCCTCGATCGCCTCGGCGCAGCGCGCGCCGCTGGACTCCGCGCGCATCTCCGCGCTCAAGGACGAGATCGCGCGCGAGATCGACGGGATGCACACCTTTACGCAGCAGATGGTCGACCAGGTCTTCTCGTACGGGGAGCTTGGCTTCCAGGAGAGCGAGAGCTCGCGCTATCTGGTGGGCATCCTGCGGCGCAACGGCTTCACGGTGCAGGAGGGGATCGCGGGGATCCCCACCGCGTGGATGGCCACGTGGGGATCGGAGAAGCCCGTCATCGCGCTCGGCTCGGACCTGGACGGCATCCCGCAGGCGTCGCAGAAGCCGGGCGTGGCCTATCGCGACCCGCTGGTGGAGGGCGCGCCCGGCCACGGTGAGGGGCACAACTCCGGGCTCCCCGTGGTCATCACCGCCGCCATCGCCACCAAGAAGGTGATGCAGCGCGAGGGGATCGGCGGCACCATCCGCATCTGGCCGGGGGTGGCGGAGGAGCTGGTGGCGGCCAAGGCGTGGTTCGTACGCGCCGGCTTCTTTCGTGACGTGGACGTCACCATCTTCACCCACGTGGGGAGCAACCTCAACGTCTCGTACGGCCCGTCGGACGGCACGGGGTTGGTGAGCGTGCTGTACCGCTTCCAGGGCGAGACGGCGCACTCCGCGGGGGCGCCGTGGCGGGGGCGCAGCGCGCTGGACGCGGTGGAGCTGATGAACGCGGGGTGGAACTACCGGCGCGAGCACCTTCGCCTGCCGCACCGCTCGCATTACGTGATCACCGAGGGCGGCGACCAGCCCAACGTGGTGCCGCGCACGGCCGCCGTGTGGTACTACTTCCGCGAGGTGGAGCACCCGCGCATCAAGGAGCTGTGGGAGATCGGCAACCAGATCGCGCGGGGCGCCACGATGATGACGGGCACCACGCTCGACACGATGCAGGTGCTGGGCGCCGCCTGGCCGCGCCACTTCAACCGTCCCGTGGCGATGGCGATGTACGACAACATCCGCCGCGTGGGCCTTCCGCGCTGGGACGAGGCCGACCAGACGCTCGCCCGCGCCGTCCAGAAGGAGCTGGGCAACGAGCGGACGCCCGGCCTCGACACCGCGCTCGCCAAGATCGACAGCGGCGTGCCGCCCGAGCAGAACCGCGGCGGCGGGTCGGACGACATCGGCGACATCTCGTGGGTGGTGCCGACCATCACGCTTCGCTACCCGAGCAACATTCCCAACCTGCCGGGGCACAACTGGTCGAGCGCGATCGCCATGGCCACGCCCATCGCGCACAAGGGCGCCACCGCCGGCGCCAAGGCCACGGCGATGACGCTGCTGGACCTGGTGACCAGGCCGGCGCTGGTGGACAGCGCGTGGAGCTACTTCCGTAACGTGCAGACCAAGGATGTGAAGTACGAGCCGCTGATCCGCCCGGGCGACCAGCCGCCCGTGTACATGAATGCCCAGGTGATGCAGCGCTACCGGCCCGAGATGCGGCGCTTCTACTACGATCCCACGCGCTACCGCACCTACCTGGAGCAGCTCGGCATCAAGTACCCGACCGTCCGCGCCCCCGAAGCGCCGAAGCCCTGA
- a CDS encoding D-aminoacylase — MKRRTFLQTSASLLVFRDGGVWAAPRFQATRVLRGAVLYDGTGAAPREADVALAGDRIIGVGARLQVGRVPETDLRGLALAPGFVDIHSHTDLNLLVNPRAESKVRQGVTTEVTGQDGGSIGPWSDAEYQEMRADYRERLSIDLPFRDIAGFFRWMDTEGAAVHVASMIGHGTIRARVVGQQDRPATDAELQRMKEEVRSAVAAGACGFSSGLEYTPGAFGSTAELAELSTAVVGTGLPYASHMRNEDDRLFAAVEEAIQVGRLAGVPVEISHLKAQGKRNGWKAAAVLQAIEQARAAGVDVAFNVYPYVAYSTGLANLFPVSARNGGTDAFLARLRDPVQRAPLEVAVRAKIEQLGSWDAVQVTSTGSDALAWARGRKLGELAAERRIEPFALLLQLVTEDRNRAGMVGFGMREEDVERILAHPLAAVCSDGGAWAPYGPLSTGVPHPRTYGTFPRVLGRYVRERKVLPLEAAIHRMTVLPARRVGLHDRGTVAPGMRADLVAFDPDTVADRATFERPHQYPVGIPHVWVNGAPVIRHGEHTGARPGRSARPVRR, encoded by the coding sequence ATGAAGCGCCGCACTTTCCTCCAGACGAGCGCGTCCCTGCTGGTCTTCCGCGACGGGGGCGTGTGGGCGGCGCCCCGGTTCCAGGCCACGCGCGTGCTGCGGGGCGCCGTGCTGTATGACGGAACGGGCGCGGCGCCGCGGGAGGCGGACGTGGCGCTCGCGGGCGACCGCATCATCGGCGTGGGGGCGCGGCTGCAGGTGGGGCGCGTGCCCGAAACGGATCTGCGCGGGCTGGCGCTGGCGCCGGGGTTCGTGGACATCCACTCGCACACCGACCTCAACCTGCTGGTCAACCCGCGCGCCGAGAGCAAGGTGCGGCAGGGCGTGACCACCGAGGTGACGGGCCAGGACGGCGGCTCCATCGGCCCCTGGAGCGACGCCGAGTACCAGGAGATGCGCGCGGATTACAGGGAGCGCCTTAGCATCGATCTCCCTTTCCGCGACATCGCCGGCTTCTTTCGCTGGATGGACACCGAGGGCGCGGCGGTGCACGTGGCGAGCATGATCGGCCACGGGACGATCCGCGCCCGCGTCGTGGGCCAGCAGGATCGCCCCGCCACCGACGCCGAGCTGCAGCGGATGAAGGAGGAGGTGCGGAGCGCCGTGGCGGCCGGCGCGTGCGGGTTCTCCAGCGGGCTGGAGTACACGCCCGGCGCTTTCGGGAGCACCGCGGAGCTGGCCGAGCTCTCCACCGCGGTGGTGGGCACCGGCCTGCCGTACGCATCGCACATGCGCAACGAGGACGACCGGCTCTTCGCCGCCGTCGAGGAGGCGATCCAGGTGGGGCGGCTCGCCGGCGTGCCGGTGGAGATCTCGCACCTCAAGGCGCAGGGGAAGCGCAACGGGTGGAAGGCGGCGGCCGTCCTGCAGGCGATCGAGCAGGCGCGCGCGGCGGGGGTGGACGTGGCCTTCAACGTGTACCCGTACGTCGCCTACAGCACGGGGCTGGCGAACCTCTTCCCCGTGTCCGCGCGCAACGGCGGGACGGACGCGTTCCTGGCCCGCCTCCGCGATCCGGTGCAGCGCGCGCCGCTGGAGGTGGCGGTGCGCGCCAAGATCGAACAGCTCGGGAGCTGGGATGCGGTGCAGGTGACCTCCACCGGCTCCGATGCGCTCGCCTGGGCGCGCGGGCGCAAGCTGGGCGAGCTGGCCGCCGAGCGGCGCATCGAGCCGTTCGCGCTCCTGCTGCAGCTCGTGACGGAGGACCGCAACCGTGCAGGGATGGTGGGCTTTGGAATGCGTGAGGAGGACGTGGAGCGCATCCTCGCGCACCCGCTTGCGGCGGTGTGCTCGGATGGCGGGGCGTGGGCGCCGTACGGGCCGCTCTCCACCGGCGTGCCTCACCCGCGCACCTACGGCACCTTTCCGCGCGTGCTCGGCCGCTACGTGCGCGAGCGAAAGGTGCTCCCGCTGGAGGCCGCCATCCACCGCATGACGGTGCTTCCGGCGCGGCGCGTGGGGCTGCACGACCGCGGCACCGTCGCCCCGGGCATGCGCGCGGACCTGGTCGCCTTCGACCCGGACACCGTCGCCGACCGCGCCACATTCGAGCGCCCGCACCAGTACCCGGTCGGCATCCCGCACGTGTGGGTGAACGGCGCCCCCGTCATCCGCCACGGCGAGCACACCGGCGCCCGGCCCGGCCGCAGCGCTCGCCCGGTCCGGCGCTGA
- a CDS encoding DUF1279 domain-containing protein, with product MKINFKELLAEYGRVAIVVYLVIFAATLLASWMAIRMGWRPAGAAGNAGTLAAAYLATKLTQPLRIAATLVLTPLVAKVHERITRGRGRRLDAGGGAVPEDTA from the coding sequence ATGAAAATCAACTTCAAGGAACTGCTAGCCGAGTACGGCCGCGTGGCGATTGTGGTGTACCTCGTCATCTTCGCGGCCACACTGCTGGCAAGCTGGATGGCGATCCGAATGGGATGGCGGCCGGCGGGGGCGGCGGGGAACGCGGGGACGCTGGCCGCGGCGTACCTCGCCACCAAGCTCACGCAGCCGCTCCGCATCGCCGCCACCCTGGTGCTCACGCCCCTGGTGGCAAAGGTGCACGAGCGGATCACGCGCGGACGCGGCCGTCGGCTGGACGCAGGCGGCGGAGCGGTTCCCGAAGACACGGCCTGA
- a CDS encoding MFS transporter → MPLTRAARLDRLPFTGLHRRLLVVAGAGWAMDAMDVGLISFIMAALAQQWHLSPATVAWIGSVGFVGMALGAAVGGSAADRWGRRTVFAGTLLVYGLATGAAAASWSVTSLLAFRFLIGFGLGAELPVASTLISEFAPARIRGRVVVGLEAFWALGWILAALIGTYVIPRSPAGWRWAFALGALPALYSGVVRRALPESVRFLESRGRVDEAEAAVRRFEAAAGVEPPAEPAPVTTPVAERVGLGTLWRGALARRTLALWLVWFGINFAYYGAFIWLPSLLTARGFSLVKSFQFTLIITLAQLPGYAVSAYLIEKWGRRPTLATFLAGSALAALLFGRAGSREEILVAGCLLSFFNLGAWGAVYAATPEVYPTAVRATGAGWAAGFGRIASILAPLAVPPLMAAGGSGAVFGTFAGFFGVAIVGALLLPEWRGRDLDDAAPA, encoded by the coding sequence ATGCCGCTGACCCGCGCCGCCCGCCTCGACCGCCTCCCCTTCACCGGCCTCCACCGCCGCCTCCTGGTGGTCGCGGGGGCCGGGTGGGCGATGGATGCCATGGACGTGGGGCTGATCTCGTTCATCATGGCCGCCCTCGCGCAGCAGTGGCACCTGTCGCCCGCGACGGTGGCGTGGATCGGGTCCGTGGGGTTCGTGGGGATGGCGCTGGGGGCGGCCGTCGGCGGGAGCGCGGCGGACCGCTGGGGGCGGCGCACCGTGTTCGCCGGCACGCTCCTCGTCTACGGCCTGGCGACGGGGGCCGCGGCCGCGTCGTGGTCGGTGACGTCGCTGCTGGCGTTCCGCTTCCTGATTGGCTTCGGGCTGGGGGCGGAGCTCCCGGTGGCCTCTACGCTCATCAGCGAGTTCGCGCCGGCGCGCATCCGCGGGCGCGTGGTGGTGGGGCTGGAGGCGTTCTGGGCCCTCGGGTGGATCCTGGCCGCGCTGATCGGCACCTACGTCATCCCCCGCTCGCCAGCCGGGTGGCGCTGGGCGTTCGCCCTGGGCGCGCTCCCCGCCCTGTACTCCGGGGTGGTGCGCCGCGCGCTGCCGGAGTCGGTGCGCTTCCTGGAGAGCCGCGGGCGCGTGGACGAGGCCGAGGCCGCGGTGCGCCGCTTCGAGGCCGCGGCCGGCGTCGAGCCCCCCGCCGAGCCCGCTCCGGTAACGACGCCCGTGGCGGAGCGCGTGGGGCTGGGGACGCTCTGGCGCGGGGCTCTGGCGCGGCGAACGCTGGCGCTCTGGCTGGTGTGGTTCGGGATCAACTTCGCCTACTACGGCGCCTTCATCTGGCTCCCGTCGCTTCTCACCGCGCGCGGATTCTCGCTGGTGAAGTCGTTCCAGTTCACCCTCATCATCACCCTGGCGCAGCTTCCCGGCTACGCGGTGTCGGCGTACCTGATCGAGAAGTGGGGCCGCCGCCCCACCCTCGCCACCTTCCTGGCCGGCTCTGCGCTGGCGGCGCTCCTCTTTGGCCGCGCGGGCTCGCGCGAGGAGATCCTGGTGGCGGGGTGCCTCCTCTCCTTCTTCAATCTGGGCGCGTGGGGCGCGGTGTACGCAGCCACCCCCGAGGTGTACCCCACCGCCGTACGCGCGACGGGCGCCGGTTGGGCCGCCGGCTTCGGGCGCATCGCCTCGATCCTGGCCCCGCTCGCCGTGCCGCCGCTGATGGCCGCGGGCGGTTCGGGCGCCGTGTTCGGAACGTTTGCGGGGTTCTTTGGCGTCGCCATCGTCGGCGCGCTCCTCCTCCCCGAATGGCGCGGGCGCGATCTCGACGACGCCGCACCCGCTTGA
- a CDS encoding phosphatase PAP2 family protein produces the protein MNRRDSNHGTSGHRRALTLAVVALVAGAGFGRLAAAVARRDTAKADEALHEATAVPEDHPVREAAAAIAPAGKKRNYLPAALCASVVVLASPGAREPGALRSRGAGVGAMLLAAAAARGLNPAFDRWLPQPPPPPGHPPDRPVFPSGHAFGPGAVSLATAYVLAREGLAPAAITFPLALTVPLVMSGARVLEEKHWASDVAGGYLGAIALSAGCLAGYEAARGA, from the coding sequence ATGAACAGACGCGATTCTAACCATGGAACGTCCGGCCACAGGCGCGCGCTCACCCTGGCGGTGGTCGCGCTGGTCGCCGGGGCGGGATTCGGGCGCCTCGCCGCGGCCGTGGCGCGGCGCGACACCGCGAAGGCCGACGAGGCGCTGCACGAGGCCACCGCCGTCCCCGAGGACCACCCGGTGCGGGAGGCCGCGGCCGCCATCGCGCCCGCGGGGAAGAAGCGGAACTACCTGCCCGCGGCCCTGTGCGCCTCGGTCGTCGTGCTGGCCTCGCCGGGTGCCCGTGAGCCGGGGGCGCTCCGTTCGCGCGGCGCGGGCGTGGGCGCGATGCTCCTGGCGGCCGCGGCGGCGCGGGGGCTCAACCCCGCCTTCGACCGCTGGCTTCCCCAGCCGCCTCCGCCCCCGGGCCATCCACCCGACCGCCCCGTCTTCCCGAGCGGCCATGCCTTCGGCCCTGGCGCCGTATCCCTGGCGACCGCGTACGTGCTGGCGCGCGAGGGGTTGGCCCCTGCCGCCATCACCTTTCCGCTCGCCCTCACGGTACCGCTCGTGATGTCCGGCGCGCGCGTGCTGGAGGAGAAGCACTGGGCGTCCGACGTCGCCGGCGGGTACCTGGGCGCGATCGCGCTGTCGGCGGGGTGCCTGGCGGGCTACGAAGCCGCGCGCGGCGCGTAG
- a CDS encoding zinc-dependent alcohol dehydrogenase, with protein MRAMVYRGPYRIRVEEKDIPPIEHPNDAIVRVTMGAICGSDLHLYHGLVPDTRVGTTFGHEFIGVVEQVGSSVQNLKPGDRVMVPFNIFCGSCFFCARGLQGNCHNANANATAAGAIYGYSHTTGGYDGGQAEFVRVPFADVGPSLIPEWMSDEDAVMLTDACPTGYFGAQLGEIREGDVVAVFGAGPVGLYAAKSAWLMGAGRVIVIDHIEYRLEKARSFAHAETINFTEHDDLIVYMKKITDGLGADVCIDAVGAEADGAVFQHVSATKFKLQGGSPVALNWAIDSVRKGGTISIVGVYGPLFSAIKFGDAFNKGLTLRMNQCPVKRQWPRLFEHVKNGYLKPSELVTHRIPLEHIAEGYHIFSSKLDECIKPVVIPNAH; from the coding sequence ATGCGCGCGATGGTTTACCGTGGCCCGTACCGGATCCGGGTGGAGGAGAAGGACATCCCGCCCATCGAGCACCCCAACGACGCCATCGTGCGCGTCACCATGGGGGCGATCTGCGGATCGGACCTTCACCTGTACCACGGCCTGGTGCCCGACACCCGCGTGGGGACGACGTTCGGGCACGAGTTCATCGGCGTGGTGGAGCAGGTGGGCTCGTCGGTGCAGAACCTTAAGCCGGGCGACCGGGTGATGGTGCCCTTCAACATCTTCTGCGGCTCCTGCTTCTTCTGCGCGCGCGGGCTGCAGGGCAACTGCCACAACGCCAACGCCAACGCCACCGCGGCGGGCGCCATCTACGGCTACTCGCACACCACCGGCGGCTACGACGGCGGCCAGGCGGAGTTCGTGCGCGTCCCCTTCGCCGACGTGGGGCCCAGCCTGATCCCCGAGTGGATGAGCGACGAGGACGCCGTCATGCTCACCGACGCCTGCCCCACGGGGTACTTCGGCGCGCAGCTCGGCGAGATCAGGGAGGGCGACGTGGTGGCCGTCTTCGGCGCGGGGCCGGTGGGGCTCTACGCGGCCAAGAGCGCGTGGCTGATGGGCGCGGGGCGCGTCATCGTGATCGACCACATCGAGTACCGTCTGGAGAAGGCGCGCAGCTTCGCCCACGCGGAGACGATCAACTTCACCGAGCACGACGACCTGATCGTGTACATGAAGAAGATCACCGACGGCCTGGGCGCCGACGTGTGCATCGACGCGGTGGGCGCCGAGGCGGACGGCGCCGTCTTCCAGCACGTGAGCGCCACCAAGTTCAAGCTGCAGGGCGGCTCGCCGGTTGCGCTCAACTGGGCGATCGACTCGGTGCGCAAGGGTGGCACCATCTCCATCGTGGGCGTGTACGGCCCGCTCTTCAGCGCCATCAAGTTCGGCGACGCCTTCAACAAGGGGCTCACGCTGCGCATGAACCAGTGCCCGGTGAAGCGCCAGTGGCCGCGGCTCTTCGAGCACGTGAAGAACGGCTACCTGAAGCCCAGCGAGCTGGTGACGCACCGCATCCCGCTGGAGCACATCGCGGAGGGGTACCACATCTTCTCCTCGAAGCTGGACGAATGCATCAAGCCCGTCGTCATCCCCAACGCGCACTGA
- a CDS encoding helix-turn-helix transcriptional regulator: MNDDIRITEGSANVFADLGLADADELLAKADLAIAIIHRVEERGLTQAEAARLLRTTQPRISDLRRGRLDRFSIDTLLRLLTRLDLDVELRFTPKQDETARVRVVDPAA; the protein is encoded by the coding sequence ATGAACGACGACATCCGCATCACCGAGGGCAGCGCGAACGTCTTCGCGGATCTAGGGCTGGCTGACGCCGACGAACTGCTGGCGAAGGCTGACCTGGCGATTGCGATCATCCATCGTGTCGAGGAGCGCGGACTGACGCAAGCGGAAGCCGCACGTCTGCTCCGCACCACTCAGCCGCGCATCTCGGACCTGCGCCGCGGCAGGCTGGACCGTTTCTCCATCGACACCCTCCTCCGCCTCCTGACGCGCCTGGATTTGGACGTCGAGCTACGCTTCACTCCCAAGCAGGACGAGACGGCGCGCGTTCGGGTGGTGGACCCCGCCGCGTGA
- a CDS encoding AarF/UbiB family protein, which translates to MGISLNPKHLKLYAELAKLFIKYGRSDIVNTAGLDAVVEEPTAAETAAAAPEAEALAGDLERLGPTFVKLGQLLSTRPDLVPEAYIDALSRLQDRLEAFPYEEVERIVQEELGQTIGEAYAEFNPKAMAAASLGQVHQATLHDGRRVVVKVQRPGVRERITDDLDALEEVAAMAERRTEVGQRYGVLGLIQEFRRNILDELNYKSEAANLATLGRNLAQFDRIAIPSAIDELTRTRVLTMEYVRGRKITELSPLRHMEIDGVALAEELFQAYLKQILVDGFFHADPHPGNVFVTTDGRVALLDLGMVGRIPPSLQDHLLRLMLAVADGNGEEAARISIAMGTPLEGLWEEEKFVREVTELVSRFYGATARDIELGRVVIELTKIAATSGIILPSQISTLGRAFLALDQAGRTLDPEFDPNAAIRRHSSEVMQQRMLRNASPAAMFANLLELNEFVQRLPGRLNRVLDSVAENELEVGIRVKEEVWMMEGLQKISNRITVGLVLAALIIGAAMMMRVDTPFRIMGYPGLAILLFLAAAVMGLFLVVTILMTDVRGESGRRRGKGKGKTGG; encoded by the coding sequence ATGGGGATCTCGCTCAATCCGAAGCACCTGAAGCTCTACGCCGAGCTGGCGAAGCTGTTCATCAAGTACGGCCGCAGCGACATCGTGAACACGGCCGGGCTAGACGCCGTGGTGGAAGAGCCCACCGCCGCCGAGACCGCCGCCGCGGCGCCGGAAGCGGAGGCTCTCGCGGGCGACCTGGAGCGGCTGGGACCCACCTTCGTCAAGCTGGGCCAGCTCCTCTCCACGCGTCCGGACCTGGTGCCCGAGGCGTACATCGACGCGCTCTCCCGCCTGCAGGACAGGCTGGAGGCGTTTCCGTACGAGGAGGTGGAGCGCATCGTCCAGGAAGAGTTGGGGCAGACGATCGGCGAGGCGTACGCGGAGTTCAACCCGAAGGCGATGGCGGCGGCGTCGCTGGGCCAGGTGCACCAGGCGACGCTGCACGACGGGCGGCGGGTGGTGGTCAAGGTGCAGCGCCCCGGCGTGCGCGAGCGCATCACCGACGACCTGGACGCGCTGGAGGAGGTCGCCGCGATGGCGGAGCGGCGCACCGAGGTGGGCCAGCGCTACGGCGTGCTGGGGCTGATCCAGGAGTTCAGGCGCAACATCCTGGACGAGCTGAACTACAAGAGCGAAGCGGCCAACCTCGCCACGCTGGGCCGCAACCTGGCGCAGTTCGACCGGATCGCGATCCCTTCGGCCATCGACGAGCTGACCCGCACGCGCGTGCTCACCATGGAGTACGTGCGCGGGCGCAAAATCACGGAGCTGAGCCCGCTCCGGCATATGGAGATCGACGGCGTCGCCCTGGCCGAGGAGCTCTTCCAGGCGTATCTCAAGCAGATCCTGGTGGACGGCTTCTTCCACGCGGACCCGCATCCCGGCAACGTCTTCGTGACGACGGACGGGCGCGTCGCGCTGCTGGACCTGGGGATGGTGGGGCGCATTCCGCCCTCCCTGCAGGACCACCTGCTGCGCCTGATGCTGGCCGTGGCGGACGGCAACGGCGAGGAGGCGGCGCGCATCTCCATCGCCATGGGGACGCCGCTGGAGGGGCTGTGGGAGGAGGAGAAGTTCGTGCGCGAGGTAACCGAGCTGGTGAGCCGCTTCTACGGCGCCACCGCGCGGGACATCGAGCTGGGGCGCGTCGTGATCGAGCTGACCAAGATCGCCGCCACCTCCGGCATCATCCTTCCCAGCCAGATCAGCACACTGGGGCGGGCATTCCTGGCGCTGGACCAGGCGGGGCGCACGCTGGACCCGGAGTTCGACCCGAACGCGGCCATCCGGCGCCACTCGTCGGAGGTGATGCAGCAACGGATGCTTCGCAACGCATCGCCCGCCGCGATGTTCGCCAACCTGCTGGAGCTGAACGAGTTCGTCCAGCGCCTCCCCGGCCGGCTGAACCGCGTGCTGGACTCGGTGGCGGAGAACGAGCTGGAGGTGGGGATCAGGGTCAAGGAAGAGGTGTGGATGATGGAGGGGCTCCAGAAGATCTCCAACCGCATCACGGTCGGCCTGGTGCTCGCGGCGCTGATCATCGGCGCGGCGATGATGATGCGCGTGGACACGCCGTTCCGCATCATGGGCTACCCGGGCCTCGCGATCCTGCTCTTCCTGGCCGCGGCGGTGATGGGGCTGTTCCTGGTCGTCACCATCCTGATGACGGACGTGCGCGGGGAGTCGGGGAGGAGGCGGGGGAAGGGGAAGGGGAAGACGGGGGGGTGA
- a CDS encoding RidA family protein: MIDILQPDGWAKPRGYANGTAASGRVVFTAGQIGWNPRTFEFETDDFAAQVGQALRNVAAVLAEAGARPEHVTRLTWYVTDRDAYLSAGRALGDAYREVFGRHYPAMAVVVVAALLEARALVEIEATAVVPE, translated from the coding sequence TTGATCGACATCCTCCAGCCTGACGGGTGGGCGAAGCCACGCGGCTACGCGAACGGCACCGCTGCATCGGGGCGCGTCGTGTTTACGGCGGGACAGATCGGGTGGAATCCCCGCACCTTCGAGTTCGAAACGGACGACTTCGCCGCGCAGGTGGGGCAGGCGCTGCGCAACGTCGCCGCCGTGCTCGCCGAGGCGGGGGCGCGGCCGGAGCACGTCACGCGCCTCACCTGGTACGTCACCGACCGCGACGCTTACCTCTCCGCCGGCCGCGCGCTGGGCGATGCGTACCGCGAGGTGTTCGGCCGCCACTACCCGGCGATGGCGGTCGTCGTCGTCGCGGCCCTGCTGGAGGCGCGTGCGCTGGTCGAGATCGAGGCGACCGCCGTGGTGCCGGAGTAG